In Burkholderia contaminans, the following proteins share a genomic window:
- a CDS encoding sterol desaturase family protein has translation MLHLIDAFVSDIQTWLYVDVVQPLLFKFNLMDYDEDTYDALYWVIVGALQMVLMFVLLRPLEALLPVERWTNRRAVRVDVIYTAIAKLGIYSLFFFFALQPLFDNFQAWLRLHGVANLNLDYLWPGVTSKPIVTFAIYLVVLDFAGYWYHRWQHKFGVWWELHAVHHSQRQMSLWCDDRNHVLDDVIQSCFFAAIALVIGVTPSQFVVLTAFTNFMQSIQHTNARLSFGWLGERLFVSPIFHRRHHAVGYGHEGTKYGCNFGVLFPWWDMMFGTASWNRTVEPTGIRDQVEGVSYGDGFWAQHGLAFVRIFRRLFPAKRGAASA, from the coding sequence ATGCTGCACCTGATCGATGCATTCGTATCGGACATCCAGACCTGGCTGTACGTCGACGTCGTGCAGCCGCTCCTCTTCAAGTTCAACCTGATGGACTATGACGAGGACACCTACGACGCGCTGTACTGGGTGATTGTCGGGGCGCTGCAGATGGTGCTGATGTTCGTGCTGCTGCGCCCGCTCGAGGCGCTGCTGCCCGTCGAGCGCTGGACGAACCGCCGGGCCGTGCGGGTCGACGTGATCTACACGGCGATCGCGAAGCTCGGCATCTACTCTCTGTTCTTCTTCTTCGCGCTGCAGCCGCTGTTCGACAACTTCCAGGCGTGGCTGCGCCTGCACGGCGTCGCGAACCTCAACCTCGACTACCTGTGGCCGGGCGTGACCTCGAAACCGATCGTCACGTTCGCGATCTATCTCGTCGTGCTCGACTTCGCCGGCTACTGGTATCACCGCTGGCAGCACAAGTTCGGCGTCTGGTGGGAACTGCACGCGGTGCATCACAGCCAGCGCCAGATGTCGCTGTGGTGCGATGACCGCAACCACGTGCTCGACGACGTGATCCAGTCGTGCTTCTTCGCGGCGATCGCGCTCGTGATCGGCGTGACGCCGTCGCAGTTCGTCGTGCTGACCGCGTTCACGAACTTCATGCAGAGCATTCAGCACACGAATGCGCGGCTGTCGTTCGGCTGGCTCGGCGAGCGCCTGTTCGTGAGCCCGATCTTCCACCGCCGCCACCACGCGGTCGGCTACGGCCACGAAGGCACGAAGTACGGCTGCAACTTCGGCGTGCTGTTCCCGTGGTGGGACATGATGTTCGGCACCGCGTCGTGGAACCGCACGGTCGAGCCGACCGGCATCCGCGACCAGGTCGAGGGCGTGTCCTACGGCGACGGTTTCTGGGCGCAGCACGGCCTCGCGTTCGTGCGGATCTTCCGGCGCCTGTTCCCCGCCAAGCGCGGCGCTGCATCGGCCTGA
- a CDS encoding beta-propeller fold lactonase family protein: MRTFLSLGRTLALAAAVLAPAAHANNVIILNSAEATLSLIDQQTRQVVATMPTGKEPHHLMATPDNSSLIVANSVSNSLMFLDPKTGKLQRTVEGIDDPYQLGFSPDRKWFAAAGLRLDRVDIYGYDGRDLKLVKRVPLEVMPSHLAFTKDSKTLLVSLQVSGEIAAIDLPTQTVKWKMKVGKVPAGLWLTPDDKYLLVGMTGADYVAVVDWRNQKVVKQIYTGKGAHNFRSLADGTHVAVTNRVANTISIIDENTLTNVGDITGLLPGPDDMELSADKKSLWVTFRFAKKVGIIDLASRKLVQTIAVGRSPHGIYFYDRAPWRAANGA, from the coding sequence ATGCGCACTTTCCTTTCCCTCGGCCGCACGCTCGCGCTGGCCGCCGCCGTGCTGGCGCCCGCCGCCCACGCGAATAACGTGATCATCCTCAATTCGGCTGAAGCGACGCTGTCCCTGATCGACCAGCAGACCCGCCAGGTCGTCGCCACGATGCCGACCGGCAAGGAACCGCACCACCTGATGGCGACGCCCGACAATTCGTCGCTGATCGTTGCAAATTCGGTCTCGAACAGCCTGATGTTCCTCGATCCGAAGACGGGCAAGCTGCAGCGCACCGTCGAAGGGATCGACGATCCTTACCAGCTCGGCTTCTCGCCCGACCGTAAATGGTTCGCGGCGGCCGGCCTGCGCCTCGACCGCGTCGACATCTACGGCTACGACGGCCGCGACCTGAAGCTCGTGAAGCGCGTGCCGCTCGAGGTGATGCCGAGCCACCTCGCGTTCACGAAGGACAGCAAGACGCTGCTCGTGTCGCTGCAGGTTTCCGGCGAGATCGCGGCGATCGACCTGCCGACGCAGACGGTCAAGTGGAAGATGAAGGTCGGCAAGGTGCCGGCCGGCCTGTGGCTCACGCCGGACGACAAGTACCTGCTCGTCGGGATGACCGGCGCGGATTACGTCGCGGTGGTCGACTGGCGCAACCAGAAGGTCGTCAAGCAGATCTACACCGGCAAGGGCGCGCACAACTTCCGCTCGCTCGCCGATGGCACGCATGTCGCGGTCACGAACCGGGTCGCGAACACGATCAGCATCATCGACGAGAACACGCTCACCAACGTCGGCGACATCACCGGCCTGCTGCCGGGCCCGGACGACATGGAGCTGTCCGCCGACAAGAAGTCGCTGTGGGTGACGTTCCGCTTCGCGAAGAAGGTCGGGATCATCGACCTGGCGTCGCGCAAGCTGGTGCAGACGATCGCCGTCGGCCGCTCGCCGCACGGCATCTATTTCTACGACCGCGCGCCGTGGCGCGCCGCGAACGGCGCGTGA
- the hrpA gene encoding ATP-dependent RNA helicase HrpA, giving the protein MSNVPKSPAPTRAKAPSARHPDGAADARQQQGQPPRRQQERQADKPAHAPRGPRGDESRGDARQPAAKDASVATGERAPRRERPPRAVVAPNPVPPITYPESLPVSGKRDEIARAIAGHQVVIVCGETGSGKTTQLPKICLDLGRGLGAGGTGLIGHTQPRRLAASSTGRRIAEELGTPFGEVVGYKVRFTDNLAPGASVKLMTDGILLAETQTDPLLKAYDTLIIDEAHERSLNIDFLLGYLKEILPRRPDLKLIVTSATIDADRFARHFGTDERPAPVIEVSGRLYPVEMRYRPVAEDRPAVKHAEGTAGRDRVKTAREAERDLMDAIVDAVDELCREGPGDVLVFLPGEREIREAAEALRKHHPPHTEILPLFARLSAADQDKVFKASNARRIVLATNVAETSLTVPGIRYVVDTGLARVKRYSYRNKVEQLQVESISQAAANQRAGRCGRVADGVCIRLYEESDYQARARFTDPEILRSSLASVILRMKSLHLTAIESFPFLEPPPGRAIADGYQLLNELGAVDDDNALTPLGRELARLPLDPRVGRMILAARDQQSLREVLIIASALSVQDPRDRPIEAQEQADQAHRRFADERSEFLQWLKIWAWFEEAVAHKKSNRQLIDACRQNFLSHLRLREWRDVHSQLLTVVREHGWRLNEVEATYEQIHLALLTGLLGNLGLKADDDPHYLGARGIKFYLWPGSVLAKKAGRWVMAAELVETSRLYARCLAKIEPEWVEKIGAHLLKKSLSEPHWEKRPAQVSAYERATLYGLPIYHRRRVAFGKQDPSRARELFIRGALVEGEFDTKLAFFAHNRKLLADIEQLEHKSRRQDVLVDDELIYAYYDQAIPEGIHTGAAFERWYRDEVKKSGQPEDKLRLLYLSRDDLMRHEAAGVTTELFPKRATMAGVEMALTYHFEPGTPRDGVTLAVPLYALNQVDARRCEWLVPGMLKEKVQLLLKSLPQKLRRHCVPLPEYAAGFVERMGRERFGAGGLVEALIADVRGETQIAMKTADFKLETLPAHLFMNFKVIDEHGRQLAMGRNLAQLRQELGAQAQQQFQKIAAASTIAAGGDADGGEPIGQAPATAATTGAPGRNAKGGKGAAPQTATPAEAGATALYENLTTWNFGKLPELLEIRRRGQTLYGYPALVDRGTHCDVEVFDSPEEAARIHRAGLRRLFALQLKEPIKFLEKNLPGLREMAMQYMSLGTQDELRDQLIDTALDRACLQDPLPDDDASFHARRDEGRSRLNLLAQEIARLVGQILAEYAGLVKKLTQAKPFAQAHADLQQQLAALVGKRFVIDTPYAQLAHFPRYLKGIALRIDKLKADPARDAKQSADLLPLAQQYQRAVSQRGGVADARLAEFRWLLEELRISLFAQELRTPMPVSVKRLHKVWESMQR; this is encoded by the coding sequence ATGTCGAATGTACCTAAAAGTCCCGCGCCGACGCGGGCCAAAGCGCCGTCGGCCCGGCACCCGGATGGTGCGGCCGATGCACGCCAGCAGCAGGGCCAGCCGCCGCGCCGGCAGCAGGAACGGCAGGCGGACAAGCCTGCACACGCGCCGCGCGGGCCGCGCGGCGACGAATCGCGCGGCGACGCGCGCCAGCCGGCCGCGAAGGATGCATCCGTTGCAACGGGCGAGCGCGCGCCGCGCCGCGAGCGTCCGCCGCGCGCCGTCGTCGCGCCGAACCCGGTCCCGCCGATCACGTACCCCGAAAGCCTGCCCGTGTCGGGCAAGCGCGACGAAATCGCGCGCGCGATCGCCGGTCATCAGGTTGTCATCGTCTGCGGCGAAACCGGCTCGGGCAAGACCACGCAGCTGCCCAAGATCTGTCTCGATCTCGGCCGCGGCCTCGGCGCCGGCGGCACGGGCCTGATCGGCCATACGCAGCCGCGCCGCCTCGCTGCGTCGTCCACCGGCCGCCGGATCGCCGAGGAACTCGGCACGCCGTTCGGCGAAGTGGTCGGCTACAAGGTGCGCTTTACCGACAATCTCGCGCCGGGCGCGTCCGTGAAGCTGATGACGGACGGGATCCTGCTCGCCGAGACGCAGACCGATCCGTTGCTGAAGGCGTACGACACGCTGATCATCGACGAGGCGCACGAGCGCAGCCTGAACATCGACTTCCTGCTCGGCTACCTGAAGGAAATCCTGCCGAGGCGGCCGGACCTGAAGCTGATCGTCACGTCCGCGACGATCGACGCCGATCGCTTCGCGCGCCATTTCGGCACCGACGAGCGTCCCGCGCCCGTGATCGAGGTGAGCGGGCGGCTGTATCCGGTCGAGATGCGCTACCGGCCGGTGGCCGAGGATCGCCCGGCCGTCAAGCACGCCGAAGGCACGGCCGGCCGCGACCGCGTGAAGACCGCGCGCGAAGCCGAGCGCGACCTGATGGACGCGATCGTCGACGCGGTCGACGAGCTGTGCCGCGAAGGCCCCGGCGACGTGCTGGTGTTCCTGCCCGGCGAGCGCGAGATCCGTGAAGCGGCCGAGGCGCTGCGCAAGCACCATCCGCCGCACACCGAGATCCTGCCGCTGTTCGCGCGGCTCTCGGCGGCCGACCAGGACAAGGTGTTCAAGGCGTCGAACGCGCGCCGGATCGTGCTCGCGACCAACGTGGCCGAAACCTCGCTGACGGTGCCGGGCATCCGCTACGTCGTCGACACCGGCCTCGCGCGCGTGAAGCGCTATTCGTACCGGAACAAGGTCGAGCAGCTGCAGGTCGAGTCGATCTCGCAGGCGGCCGCGAACCAGCGCGCGGGCCGTTGCGGCCGGGTGGCCGACGGCGTGTGCATCCGCTTGTACGAGGAAAGCGACTACCAGGCGCGCGCACGCTTCACCGACCCGGAAATCCTGCGCTCGTCGCTCGCGTCGGTGATCCTGCGGATGAAGTCGCTGCATCTCACCGCGATCGAATCGTTCCCGTTCCTCGAGCCGCCGCCCGGTCGCGCGATCGCGGACGGCTACCAGTTGCTCAATGAACTCGGCGCGGTCGACGACGACAACGCGCTGACGCCGCTCGGCCGCGAACTCGCGCGGCTGCCGCTCGACCCGCGCGTCGGCCGGATGATTCTTGCCGCGCGCGACCAGCAGTCGCTGCGCGAGGTGCTGATCATCGCGAGCGCGCTGTCCGTGCAGGATCCGCGCGACCGTCCGATCGAAGCGCAGGAGCAGGCCGACCAGGCGCACCGCCGGTTCGCCGACGAGCGTTCCGAATTCCTGCAGTGGCTGAAGATCTGGGCGTGGTTCGAAGAGGCCGTCGCGCACAAGAAGTCGAACCGGCAACTGATCGACGCGTGCCGGCAGAATTTCCTGTCGCACCTGCGGCTGCGCGAATGGCGCGATGTCCACTCGCAACTGCTGACCGTCGTGCGCGAGCACGGCTGGCGCCTGAACGAAGTCGAGGCGACTTACGAGCAGATCCATCTGGCCCTGTTGACGGGCCTGCTCGGCAACCTCGGCCTGAAGGCCGACGACGATCCGCATTATCTCGGCGCGCGCGGGATCAAGTTCTACCTGTGGCCGGGCTCCGTGCTCGCGAAGAAGGCCGGCCGCTGGGTGATGGCGGCCGAGCTCGTCGAGACGAGCCGGCTGTACGCGCGCTGCCTCGCGAAGATCGAGCCCGAATGGGTCGAGAAGATCGGCGCGCATTTGCTGAAGAAATCGCTGTCGGAGCCCCACTGGGAAAAGCGCCCGGCGCAGGTCAGCGCGTACGAGCGTGCGACGCTGTACGGGCTGCCGATCTACCATCGCCGGCGCGTCGCATTCGGCAAGCAGGATCCGTCGCGCGCACGCGAGCTGTTCATCCGCGGTGCGCTGGTCGAGGGCGAGTTCGACACGAAGCTCGCGTTCTTCGCGCACAACCGCAAGCTGCTCGCCGACATCGAGCAGCTCGAACACAAGTCGCGCCGGCAGGACGTGCTGGTCGACGACGAACTGATCTACGCGTACTACGACCAGGCGATTCCGGAAGGGATTCACACGGGCGCCGCGTTCGAGCGCTGGTATCGCGACGAGGTGAAGAAGAGCGGCCAGCCCGAGGACAAGCTGCGGCTGCTGTACCTGTCGCGCGACGACCTGATGCGCCACGAGGCGGCCGGCGTGACGACCGAGCTGTTCCCGAAGCGCGCGACGATGGCCGGCGTCGAGATGGCGCTCACGTATCACTTCGAGCCCGGCACGCCGCGCGACGGCGTGACGCTCGCGGTGCCGCTGTATGCGCTGAACCAGGTCGACGCGCGCCGCTGCGAGTGGCTGGTGCCGGGGATGCTCAAGGAAAAGGTGCAGTTGCTGCTGAAGTCGCTGCCGCAGAAGCTGCGCCGGCATTGCGTGCCGCTGCCCGAGTACGCGGCCGGCTTCGTCGAGCGGATGGGCCGCGAGCGCTTCGGCGCGGGCGGGCTCGTCGAGGCGCTGATCGCCGACGTGCGCGGTGAAACGCAAATCGCGATGAAAACGGCCGACTTCAAGCTGGAAACGCTGCCCGCGCACCTGTTCATGAACTTCAAGGTGATCGACGAGCACGGCCGCCAGCTCGCGATGGGGCGCAATCTCGCGCAGCTTCGCCAGGAGCTGGGCGCGCAGGCGCAGCAGCAGTTCCAGAAGATCGCGGCGGCGTCGACGATCGCGGCCGGCGGCGATGCCGATGGCGGCGAGCCGATCGGCCAGGCGCCGGCCACGGCCGCGACGACCGGCGCGCCCGGCCGCAACGCGAAGGGCGGCAAGGGCGCGGCGCCGCAGACGGCCACGCCGGCGGAAGCCGGTGCGACCGCGCTGTACGAGAACCTCACGACGTGGAATTTCGGCAAGCTGCCCGAGCTGCTGGAGATCCGCCGGCGCGGCCAGACGCTGTACGGCTACCCGGCGCTCGTCGATCGCGGCACGCATTGCGACGTCGAGGTGTTCGATTCGCCGGAGGAGGCCGCGCGCATCCACCGGGCCGGCCTGCGGCGGCTGTTCGCGCTGCAGCTGAAGGAGCCGATCAAGTTCCTCGAGAAGAACCTGCCGGGCCTGCGCGAGATGGCGATGCAGTACATGTCGCTCGGCACGCAGGACGAGCTGCGCGACCAGCTGATCGACACGGCGCTCGACCGCGCATGCCTGCAGGACCCGCTGCCGGACGACGACGCGAGCTTCCACGCACGCCGCGACGAGGGCCGGAGCCGCCTGAACCTGCTCGCGCAGGAAATCGCGCGGCTGGTCGGGCAGATCCTGGCCGAATACGCGGGGCTCGTGAAGAAGCTCACGCAGGCGAAGCCGTTCGCGCAGGCGCATGCGGACCTGCAGCAGCAGCTCGCCGCGCTGGTCGGCAAGCGCTTCGTGATCGATACGCCGTACGCGCAACTGGCGCACTTCCCGCGCTACCTGAAGGGCATCGCGCTGCGGATCGACAAGCTGAAGGCCGACCCGGCGCGCGACGCGAAGCAGTCGGCCGACCTGCTGCCGCTCGCGCAGCAGTACCAGCGCGCGGTGTCGCAGCGCGGCGGCGTCGCCGACGCGCGGCTCGCGGAATTCCGCTGGCTGCTCGAGGAACTGCGGATTTCGCTGTTCGCGCAGGAACTGCGTACGCCGATGCCTGTCTCTGTCAAGCGTCTGCACAAGGTCTGGGAGTCGATGCAGCGCTAG
- the argA gene encoding amino-acid N-acetyltransferase, translated as MNSQTDLPPAQTGATTPPAADDSAASHAQFVDWMRSVAPYIHKFRNSTFVVGFGGEVVQQGLLNALVSDIALLQAMGIQIVLVHGSRPQVEEQLSLHGVESEFSHGLRITDARALESAKEAAGEVRLDIEAAISQGLPNSPMAHAHISVVSGNFVTARPVGILDGVDFAHTGIVRKIDAESIRHSLASRKLVLLSPLGFSPTGEAFNLSMEDVASAAAIALRADKIIFLTEAPGIVDDEGELVREMSLDAAAELLDSGNVQGDDAFFLKHSIRACRGGVTRAHLIPQSLDGSMLLELFLHDGVGTMISYENLESLREATPDDVGGILSLIEPLESDGTLVRRGRHQIERDIDHFSVIEHDGVLFGCAALYPYQQEKIGEMACLTVAPEAQGSGDGERLLKRIEQRARARGLTHIFVLTTRTEHWFLKRGFVKVSVDDLPEDRRKLYNWQRKSLVLMKQL; from the coding sequence ATGAATTCCCAAACCGACCTCCCTCCCGCCCAGACCGGCGCCACGACGCCGCCGGCCGCCGACGACTCGGCCGCCAGTCACGCGCAGTTCGTCGACTGGATGCGCTCCGTCGCGCCCTATATCCACAAGTTCCGCAACAGCACGTTCGTCGTGGGGTTCGGCGGCGAGGTGGTGCAGCAGGGGCTGCTGAATGCGCTCGTGTCCGACATCGCGCTGCTGCAGGCGATGGGTATCCAGATCGTGCTGGTGCACGGCTCGCGCCCGCAGGTCGAGGAGCAGCTGAGCCTGCACGGTGTCGAATCCGAGTTTTCGCACGGGCTGCGCATCACGGACGCGCGCGCGCTCGAATCCGCGAAGGAAGCGGCCGGTGAAGTGCGCCTCGACATCGAGGCCGCGATCAGCCAGGGTCTGCCGAACTCGCCGATGGCGCACGCGCACATCAGCGTCGTGTCGGGCAACTTCGTGACCGCGCGGCCGGTGGGGATTCTCGACGGGGTCGATTTCGCGCACACGGGCATCGTGCGCAAGATCGACGCCGAATCGATCCGTCATTCGCTCGCGAGCCGCAAGCTCGTGCTGCTGTCGCCGCTCGGCTTCTCGCCGACCGGCGAAGCGTTCAACCTGTCGATGGAAGATGTGGCGTCGGCCGCCGCGATCGCGCTGCGCGCCGACAAGATCATCTTCCTGACCGAAGCGCCGGGCATCGTCGACGACGAAGGCGAGCTGGTCCGCGAAATGTCGCTCGACGCGGCCGCCGAGTTGCTCGATTCCGGCAACGTCCAGGGTGACGACGCGTTCTTCCTGAAGCACTCGATCCGCGCGTGCCGCGGCGGCGTGACCCGGGCCCACCTGATTCCGCAATCGCTCGACGGCAGCATGCTGCTCGAACTGTTCCTGCACGACGGCGTCGGCACGATGATCTCGTACGAGAACCTCGAAAGCCTGCGCGAAGCGACGCCGGACGACGTCGGCGGCATCCTGTCGCTGATCGAGCCGCTCGAGTCGGACGGCACGCTGGTGCGGCGCGGCCGCCACCAGATCGAACGCGACATCGACCACTTCTCGGTGATCGAGCACGATGGCGTGCTGTTCGGCTGCGCGGCGCTGTATCCGTACCAGCAGGAGAAGATCGGCGAGATGGCGTGCCTGACGGTCGCGCCGGAAGCGCAGGGCTCGGGCGACGGCGAACGCCTGCTCAAGCGTATCGAGCAGCGCGCCCGCGCGCGCGGCCTCACACATATCTTCGTGCTCACGACGCGCACCGAGCACTGGTTCCTCAAGCGCGGCTTCGTCAAGGTCAGCGTCGACGACCTGCCGGAAGACCGCCGCAAACTCTATAACTGGCAGCGCAAGTCGCTCGTGCTGATGAAACAGCTCTGA
- a CDS encoding oxidative damage protection protein: protein MARMIQCAKLGKEAEGLDFPPLPGELGKRIYESVSKEAWQGWLKQQTMLINENRLNMADPRARQYLMKQTEKYFFGDGADQASGYVPPTEG from the coding sequence ATGGCTCGAATGATCCAATGCGCGAAGCTCGGCAAGGAAGCCGAAGGCCTCGATTTCCCGCCGCTGCCGGGCGAACTCGGCAAGCGCATTTACGAGAGCGTCTCGAAGGAAGCGTGGCAAGGCTGGCTCAAGCAGCAGACGATGCTGATCAACGAAAACCGCCTGAACATGGCCGACCCGCGCGCGCGCCAGTACCTGATGAAGCAGACGGAGAAGTACTTCTTCGGCGACGGCGCGGATCAGGCGTCCGGCTACGTGCCGCCGACGGAAGGCTGA
- a CDS encoding MFS transporter: MSRPQSPTAAPQPRPGRAAFAAFVGTTIEWYDFYIYGTAAALVFGKVFFSSTMDPGVATLLAFVTFWAGFAARPLGGIAFGHLGDRVGRKTALVITLVMMGLATTGIGLLPGYAQIGVWAPAGLVVLRVLQGIAVGGEWGGAVLIASENAPKHRSILYAAFAQQGSPTGNLLATAAFFALSALPTPSFLMWGWRIPFLLSAVLVIIGMVIRLKLEESADMQRVLARKRTVKLPLRDVVRDHWVVVLLAAGTLPVINVTYFRSTFALSWATKALGYAQGTFLGILSISLVVQFLMQPVGAWFVSKVDMRRAMCWILIPEIVLMPVMFHALATRSYWVAVAGMCISTIPSAMFYGAVGGVLARVFPANIRYTGLSLAYQLSALVVGGGTPVLAQAILNSTGSIVGVAVASGLYALVSLVCMLALLNRTGYRADELSTAERSDAAEWGTEGGSAEAAAGGNGQPGEGGALKPAG, from the coding sequence ATGAGCCGTCCGCAATCCCCGACCGCCGCACCGCAACCGCGGCCCGGCCGCGCCGCCTTCGCGGCGTTCGTCGGTACTACGATCGAGTGGTACGACTTCTACATCTACGGCACGGCCGCGGCGCTCGTGTTCGGCAAGGTGTTCTTTTCGAGCACGATGGATCCCGGCGTCGCGACGCTGCTGGCGTTCGTCACGTTCTGGGCCGGCTTCGCCGCGCGCCCGCTCGGCGGCATCGCGTTCGGGCATCTCGGCGACCGTGTCGGCCGCAAGACGGCGCTCGTTATCACGCTGGTGATGATGGGGCTGGCCACGACCGGCATCGGCCTGTTGCCCGGCTATGCGCAGATCGGCGTCTGGGCACCGGCCGGCCTCGTCGTGCTGCGCGTGCTGCAGGGCATCGCGGTCGGCGGCGAGTGGGGCGGCGCGGTGCTGATCGCGAGCGAGAACGCGCCGAAGCATCGCAGCATCCTGTATGCGGCGTTCGCGCAGCAGGGCTCGCCCACCGGCAACCTGCTCGCGACTGCCGCGTTCTTCGCGCTGAGCGCGCTGCCCACCCCGTCGTTCCTGATGTGGGGCTGGCGCATTCCGTTCCTGCTGTCGGCCGTGCTCGTGATCATCGGCATGGTGATCCGGCTGAAGCTCGAGGAGTCGGCCGACATGCAGCGCGTGCTCGCGCGCAAGCGCACCGTGAAGCTGCCGCTGCGCGACGTCGTGCGCGATCACTGGGTCGTCGTGCTGCTCGCGGCCGGCACGCTGCCGGTGATCAACGTCACGTACTTCCGCAGCACGTTCGCGCTGTCGTGGGCGACGAAGGCGCTCGGCTACGCGCAGGGCACGTTCCTCGGCATCCTGTCGATCTCGCTCGTCGTGCAGTTCCTGATGCAGCCGGTCGGCGCGTGGTTCGTGTCGAAGGTCGACATGCGTCGCGCGATGTGCTGGATCCTGATTCCGGAAATCGTGCTGATGCCCGTGATGTTCCATGCGCTCGCGACGCGGTCGTACTGGGTGGCCGTCGCGGGCATGTGCATCTCGACGATTCCGTCGGCGATGTTCTATGGCGCGGTCGGCGGCGTGCTCGCGCGCGTGTTCCCGGCGAACATCCGCTACACGGGCCTGTCGCTCGCGTATCAACTGAGCGCGCTCGTCGTCGGCGGCGGCACGCCCGTGCTCGCGCAGGCGATCCTCAATTCGACCGGCAGCATCGTCGGCGTCGCGGTCGCATCTGGGCTTTACGCGCTCGTATCGCTCGTCTGCATGCTGGCGCTGCTCAATCGCACCGGGTATCGCGCGGACGAACTGTCGACGGCCGAGCGTAGCGACGCGGCCGAATGGGGCACCGAAGGCGGCAGTGCGGAAGCCGCGGCCGGCGGGAACGGGCAGCCGGGCGAGGGCGGTGCGTTGAAGCCGGCTGGCTGA
- a CDS encoding CaiB/BaiF CoA transferase family protein produces the protein MSTTRGALDGLKVVDLSRVLGGPYCTQALADHGATVVKIEPPDGDETRGWGPPFLGDTAWYFMGVNRNKEGLALDLSRDEGRAILWRLLEEADVLVENFKPGTLARWGMDYARDLQPRFPRLIHCAVTGFGEGGPLGGLPGYDAVIQAMAGLMSVNGERDGDATRIGLPIVDMVTGLNALAGILLALAERERSGQGQSIDIALYDCGVSLLHPHLPNFFGSGRVPARSGNAHPNIAPYDSYRTASVPIFLAVGNDRQFARLVAYLGVPALASDPRFVDNRSRCAHRPELKAELEARLAAHACEPLARDLMAAGVPCGPVRTVADVAHDPHALHRNLFVEIGAYRGTASPVKLSRTPATYRSPPPALGGDTRAVLERLGVDPALQQQLLDAGVLKAEPEAT, from the coding sequence ATGAGCACGACGCGTGGCGCACTGGACGGCCTGAAGGTCGTCGACCTGAGCCGCGTGCTCGGCGGCCCGTACTGCACGCAGGCGCTCGCCGACCACGGCGCGACGGTGGTCAAGATCGAGCCGCCGGACGGTGACGAGACGCGCGGCTGGGGGCCGCCGTTCCTCGGCGATACCGCGTGGTATTTCATGGGCGTCAACCGCAACAAGGAAGGGCTCGCGCTCGACCTGTCGCGCGACGAGGGGCGCGCGATCCTGTGGCGCCTGCTTGAAGAGGCCGACGTGCTCGTGGAGAACTTCAAGCCCGGCACGCTCGCGCGCTGGGGGATGGACTACGCGCGCGACCTGCAGCCGCGCTTCCCGCGCCTGATCCACTGCGCGGTGACGGGCTTCGGCGAAGGCGGCCCGCTCGGCGGGCTGCCGGGCTACGACGCGGTGATCCAGGCGATGGCGGGGCTGATGAGCGTGAACGGCGAGCGCGACGGCGATGCGACGCGCATCGGCTTGCCGATCGTCGACATGGTCACGGGCCTCAATGCGCTCGCGGGCATCCTGCTGGCGCTCGCGGAGCGGGAGCGGAGCGGGCAAGGGCAGTCGATCGACATTGCGCTGTACGACTGCGGCGTGTCGCTGCTGCATCCGCACCTGCCGAACTTCTTCGGCTCCGGGCGCGTACCGGCGCGCAGCGGCAACGCGCATCCGAACATCGCGCCGTACGACAGCTACCGCACGGCGAGCGTGCCGATCTTCCTCGCGGTCGGCAACGACCGGCAGTTCGCGCGGCTCGTCGCGTATCTCGGCGTGCCGGCGCTCGCAAGCGATCCGCGCTTCGTCGACAACCGCAGCCGCTGCGCGCACCGGCCGGAGCTGAAGGCCGAACTGGAAGCGCGGCTCGCCGCGCATGCCTGCGAGCCGCTCGCACGCGACCTGATGGCGGCCGGCGTGCCGTGCGGGCCGGTGCGCACGGTGGCCGACGTCGCGCACGATCCGCATGCGCTGCACCGCAACCTGTTCGTCGAGATCGGCGCGTATCGTGGCACGGCGTCGCCGGTGAAGCTGTCGCGCACGCCGGCCACCTATCGTTCGCCGCCGCCCGCACTCGGCGGCGACACGCGCGCGGTGCTCGAGCGCCTCGGCGTCGATCCCGCGCTCCAGCAGCAACTGCTCGATGCCGGCGTGCTGAAAGCCGAACCGGAGGCGACGTGA